The Pseudomonas sp. PDM14 genomic interval CTGTGCGATGAGCAGGCCGGCTGGTTCCCCGATATCGCCGACATGCGCGCCAAGATCACTTCGAACACCAAGGCCCTGGTGCTGATCAACCCGAACAACCCGACCGGCGCGGTGTACTCGAAGGAGGTGCTGCTGGAGATTGTCGAACTGGCGCGCCAGCACAACCTGGTGCTGTTCTCCGACGAGATCTACGACAAGATCCTTTACGACGACGCCCAGCACGTGTGCACCGCATCCCTGGCGCCGGACGTGCTGTGCCTGACCTTCAACGGCCTGTCCAAGTCCTACCGCATCGCCGGCTTTCGCTCCGGCTGGGTGGCCATTTCCGGGCCCAAGCACAAGGCGCAGAGCTACATCGAAGGCATCGACATCCTCGCCAACATGCGCCTGTGCGCCAACGTGCCGAGCCAGCATGCAATCCAGACCGCGCTCGGCGGCTACCAGAGCATCAACGACCTGGTGCTGCCCAACGGCCGTCTGTTGGAGCAGCGCAACCGCACCTGGAAACTGCTCAACGACATCCCCGGGGTCAGCTGCGTCAAACCGATGGGCGCGCTGTACGCCTTCCCGAAGATCGACCCGAAGGTCTGCGCGATCCACAACGACGAGAAGTTCGTCCTTGACCTGCTGCTCTCCGAGAAACTGCTGATCGTACAGGGCACTGCCTTCAACTGGCCATGGCCGGACCACTTCCGCGTGGTCACCCTGCCGCGCGTGGATGACCTGGAGCAGGCCATCGGACGCATCGGCAGCTTCCTCAAGACCTACCGCCAGTAACCGGCACTCGGCGGTCCGCGCCAGCGCCGGGCCGCCGCTCTCCTCTGCCATTGCGGGGTGTATCCATGGACTTGCAGATTGACGAATTCTACAAGGATGCCGCCGCCGGCATGCTCATGCTCTACCAGGTGTTCCCGCGCAAGGCCGCGCTGTACGTGGAAGACCTGATCGGCCGCGAGGAGCCGGACGAATTCGGCCTGCCGAGCAAGCGTCACCAGAGCTGCCTGAGCGCCATGCTGTGGCTGGCCGACGAAGGCTACCTGCGCTTCGACTCGACCATCGCCTACGACGCCCTCGACCAGGCCGTGCTCACCGAAAAGGGTTTCCTGCGCCTGTCCCGTGGCGTACCGCATGCCCTGCCCAGCGAAGAAACGCCACCGGCTGCCGTGCGCCGGGTCCAGGCGACCCTCGCCTGGCAACTGCGCGATGCGCTCTCCGCACACAACAGCGAACGAGTCGCACGCCTCACCCGCCTGCTCTTCGAAAGCACGCTGACCGGCTCCAGGGACATAGTTTGAAATAGTCCCTCGGTTGAAGATGCTAGGGGTACGCCCCTATATAACCGGCATAATCAGACCGTCTTTCGTCCGTGAGGAGAAGCTTTCCACCATGATGCGCATTGTGTTGTTCCTGGCCACCAACCTGGCGGTACTGGTCATTGCCAGTATCACCCTCAAGCTGTTGGGAGTAGACCGCTTCACCGGCCAGAACTATGGCAGCCTGCTGGTGTTCTGTGCCGTGTTCGGCTTCGCCGGTTCGCTTATTTCGCTGTTCCTGTCCAAGTGGATGGCGAAGATGAGTACCGGCACGCAGATCATCACCCAGCCGCGTACCCGCCATGAGCAATGGCTG includes:
- a CDS encoding pyridoxal phosphate-dependent aminotransferase — its product is MQVSKSNKLANVCYDIRGPVLKHAKRLEEEGQRILKLNIGNPAPFGFEAPEEILQDVIRNLPTAQGYSDSKGLFSARKAVMQYYQQKNVEGVGIEDIYLGNGVSELIVMAMQALLNNGDEVLIPAPDYPLWTAAVALSGGKPVHYLCDEQAGWFPDIADMRAKITSNTKALVLINPNNPTGAVYSKEVLLEIVELARQHNLVLFSDEIYDKILYDDAQHVCTASLAPDVLCLTFNGLSKSYRIAGFRSGWVAISGPKHKAQSYIEGIDILANMRLCANVPSQHAIQTALGGYQSINDLVLPNGRLLEQRNRTWKLLNDIPGVSCVKPMGALYAFPKIDPKVCAIHNDEKFVLDLLLSEKLLIVQGTAFNWPWPDHFRVVTLPRVDDLEQAIGRIGSFLKTYRQ